GGGGCCTGTCGGCACGGTCGCGGCCTATTACCTTGCCCGCCACGGGATTGAGGTGGTGTTGCTGGAGGCGGGCCCGGACTGCGCCATGGACCTGCGCGCCTCCACCCTGCACCCGCCGACCCTGGAGATGCTGGACACCCTGGGCATCACCCCGACCCTGCTGGAACGCGGCCTGAAGGCGCCGGTCTACCAGTTCCGCGACCGGGGCAGCGGCGATGTCTATGCCTTCGATATGTCGGAACTGTCGGACATCACGCGTTATCCCTTCCGCGTTCAATGTGAGCAGTACCATTTGTCCCGCCTGCTGGCGACCAAGCTGGAGAACGAGCCGAACGCGGAGGTGCTGTTCAACCACCGCCTGGTGCATTTCGAACAGGACGCCGACGGCGTGACGGTGACGGCGGAGACGCCCATCAGCCTGGAAAAGGTGCGGGGCGACTACCTGATCGGCGCCGACGGCGCCAGTAGCCTGGTGCGCAAGTGGCTGGGCGTGGAGTTCGACGGGTTCACGTATCCGGAAAAGTTCCTGTGCCTGACGACGGAAACCCCGCTGGAGCAGTACATCGACGGCCTGTGCCACGTGAACTACGTGTCGGACGCCACCGAATGGCTGGTGCTGCTGCGGGTGCCGTCGCTGTGGCGCATCCTGGTGCCGGCGGGCGATGTCTCGGACCTGGCGCTGGTGTCGGATGAGAAGAAGAACGCGGTGTTCGGCGGGCTGATCGGCCTGACGGATGAGGTCAAGACCCACCACCGCACCATCTATCGCGTGCATCAGCGGGTGGCGCAGTCGTTCCGCCAGGACCGGGTGATGATCATCGGCGACGCCGCGCACCTGAACAACCCGATCGGCGGCTTCGGCATGAACAGCGGCATCCACGATGCCTTCAACCTGTGCGCCAAGCTGGTCGCGGCTTACAACGGGGGCGACGCCGACGCGCTGCTGTCGCGGTTCGACCGTCAGCGGCGGACGGTGACGCACGACTTCACCCAGGCGCAGACCATCAAGAACATGGAGTTCATGCGGGAAGGCCAGGCGGCCGGCCATCGCAAGCGCCATGCGGAGATGGAACGGCTGGTCAACGACCCCGTCGCCCGCCGCCAGTACCTGATCACCCAGTCCATGTTCGGCAGCCTGAAACAGGAAGAGGGCATCGCCTGATCCAGAACCGCCACCCTGTCCTTGCGACGCGTTAGCCGTTCGCGGCTAACGCCTCTTTCCCCCGGATGGTGGTATGCTCCACCCGGGGATCGGGGCACGTTGGGGGACGGGGCGATGGACATTCCGTGGATACAGATGTCGGGCGCCATGGCGGGGGGCGTCGTCGGCGGCTTTTCCGGTTTCATCGCCAACACCTTCCACGATTTGCGCGCCCGGCGCCGGGCCAAGCGCAACATCGCCTGCGCCCTGATCGGTGAGATCGGCGCCCTGTCCCAGCATATCGAGGAAAACTACCTCTCCATGCTGCGGGCCGACCTGCCGGTGGCGGGCCAGGACCTGGAATTGCCCGCCGTCCTGCACCA
The DNA window shown above is from Azospirillaceae bacterium and carries:
- a CDS encoding NAD(P)/FAD-dependent oxidoreductase; protein product: MKKTKVIIAGAGPVGTVAAYYLARHGIEVVLLEAGPDCAMDLRASTLHPPTLEMLDTLGITPTLLERGLKAPVYQFRDRGSGDVYAFDMSELSDITRYPFRVQCEQYHLSRLLATKLENEPNAEVLFNHRLVHFEQDADGVTVTAETPISLEKVRGDYLIGADGASSLVRKWLGVEFDGFTYPEKFLCLTTETPLEQYIDGLCHVNYVSDATEWLVLLRVPSLWRILVPAGDVSDLALVSDEKKNAVFGGLIGLTDEVKTHHRTIYRVHQRVAQSFRQDRVMIIGDAAHLNNPIGGFGMNSGIHDAFNLCAKLVAAYNGGDADALLSRFDRQRRTVTHDFTQAQTIKNMEFMREGQAAGHRKRHAEMERLVNDPVARRQYLITQSMFGSLKQEEGIA